One stretch of Thermanaerosceptrum fracticalcis DNA includes these proteins:
- the recJ gene encoding single-stranded-DNA-specific exonuclease RecJ, whose amino-acid sequence MRGRRIWRLKKHNSDAVQTLTKGLGVSPTLAKILVNRGITSLAEAEGFLRDDVRKLKSPFEMKGIKEGAERVHKAITSGEKILVYGDYDVDGITSTALLTGLLRRLGAQVDYYIPARMEEGYGLNNQAILQAKEEGIDLLISVDCGISSVQEAEYAASLGLDIIITDHHQPPARLPQACAVINPKLTECQVSWLDLAGVGVAYKLGQSVAQMQGKGEYAYHYLDLVALGTIADIVPLTGENRILVKEGLKLLAKAERPGIKALLEVTGLYGKEISTGQVGFSLAPRLNACGRLSDANLGVELLLTDSYERAREVALFLDKENQMRQAIEAEILQDAVMRIEKELDLAQEKIIVLASAEWHPGVIGIVASRLTEKYYRPTVLISLDKGLGKGSARSIPGFNLYQALVFVKEHLLKYGGHEMAAGLTIAEEALPSFRRAINEYAVQTLTEKDMIPFIQVDAEIAWEEINEDLIQEITWLAPFGLHNPSPVLALRRGQMCECKEVGTEGAHLKVRVLGENRRLDGIGFQLGALAPQAAAWDRCDLAFVPEINVWNGRSQVQLNIKDIKPSHEPDDPFQPISFLDQLYLEGEVWLEDDYYRDITNREEFYTKVVGVTFNGRQEIIRQINEGETVILQREPHNIFDPWAIAVYYNDAQIGYLNARLSRNLAQALDKGARYQAYVTQVTGRLKEILGVNLCIRRVYEEETTKDLGKIKEKFRALPAEEMWQEIRKAILGEFDYHPKQKEALQALRDGRNSLVIFGTGRGKSAVFQTMAAYLALAKGKATVIVYPLRSLVNDQYHRLKDKLEPLGITVAAINGSLNLEERKEFFKGVHQGNIDVILTTPEFLAYHLEKFHIMVDRIGLFVVDEAHHLQGKRYGYRQLGKVWRELGAPLALAVTATANDETAQHIVDTLACRSLIIDTHERANLQVLDRRGEKDKLRYLLNLIACGERVVIYVNSRKQAYQLAKELRQYYPSLRDEIGFYHGGLNSEYRLTLENMFREGALRVMVTTSAFGEGVDFPDIRHVVLYHLSFSRTEFNQLSGRAGRDNGKAQIHLLFGEGDRKLNELILEGSTPSREVLGKLYLYLRDKSRTLNPLQITNSELAEYMQQAGHKNFREQTASASLAILEELGLLLREIEGNQRYLHLVPPPPGKLDLNDSVRYLEGLEEWEEFKEFAEYVLKEDAACILGTVNKPIFPQMPLNLKED is encoded by the coding sequence ATGAGAGGAAGACGAATTTGGCGTCTAAAAAAACATAATAGTGATGCCGTACAAACCTTAACGAAGGGGTTAGGCGTTTCCCCAACTCTGGCCAAAATTTTGGTCAACAGGGGAATTACTTCTTTAGCAGAGGCGGAAGGGTTTCTACGAGATGATGTGAGAAAACTTAAAAGCCCTTTTGAAATGAAAGGAATCAAAGAAGGAGCCGAACGTGTACATAAAGCCATTACAAGCGGAGAAAAAATCCTGGTTTATGGTGATTACGATGTGGACGGTATTACCAGCACCGCTTTATTAACCGGTTTACTCCGTCGTTTGGGGGCCCAGGTTGATTATTATATACCGGCAAGAATGGAAGAAGGATATGGCTTAAACAACCAGGCCATTCTCCAGGCTAAAGAAGAGGGTATTGATTTACTTATTTCTGTTGATTGCGGTATTTCCTCGGTACAGGAGGCCGAATATGCTGCCAGTCTGGGATTAGACATTATTATTACCGATCATCATCAGCCTCCGGCCCGGCTGCCGCAAGCCTGCGCCGTGATTAACCCCAAACTTACGGAGTGTCAAGTTTCCTGGCTGGATTTGGCCGGTGTGGGTGTGGCTTATAAACTGGGACAGTCGGTAGCCCAGATGCAAGGAAAGGGAGAATATGCCTATCATTATTTGGATTTAGTGGCTTTGGGGACTATTGCCGATATTGTACCGCTGACTGGAGAAAACAGGATTTTAGTAAAGGAAGGGCTTAAATTGCTGGCTAAAGCCGAACGTCCGGGTATTAAAGCCCTTTTAGAGGTTACCGGTTTATACGGTAAAGAGATTTCTACCGGCCAGGTGGGTTTTAGTCTGGCCCCCCGTCTTAATGCCTGCGGTCGTTTAAGTGACGCCAATTTGGGTGTGGAACTCCTCTTAACAGATAGTTATGAGCGGGCCAGGGAAGTAGCATTATTCCTGGATAAAGAGAATCAGATGCGCCAGGCCATTGAAGCGGAGATCTTGCAAGATGCAGTGATGCGGATTGAAAAAGAACTGGACCTGGCCCAAGAAAAAATTATAGTTCTGGCCTCGGCAGAGTGGCATCCCGGGGTCATTGGCATTGTGGCTTCGCGGTTAACGGAAAAGTATTATCGTCCAACCGTTTTAATTTCCCTGGATAAAGGCTTAGGAAAAGGGTCAGCCCGCAGTATTCCCGGGTTTAATCTTTACCAGGCTTTGGTTTTTGTGAAAGAACATCTTCTTAAATACGGTGGTCATGAAATGGCCGCAGGCTTAACGATCGCGGAGGAAGCCCTTCCTTCCTTTCGCAGGGCGATCAACGAATATGCAGTCCAAACCCTTACTGAGAAAGATATGATTCCCTTCATCCAGGTCGATGCGGAAATAGCCTGGGAAGAGATTAACGAAGACCTTATCCAGGAGATAACCTGGCTTGCCCCCTTTGGTTTACATAACCCTTCTCCCGTATTGGCTTTACGCAGAGGACAGATGTGCGAATGTAAAGAAGTGGGCACAGAAGGGGCTCATTTAAAGGTAAGGGTTTTAGGTGAAAATAGAAGATTAGACGGCATTGGCTTTCAATTGGGAGCGTTAGCTCCCCAGGCTGCTGCCTGGGATAGATGTGATTTAGCTTTTGTTCCCGAAATCAATGTTTGGAACGGTCGTTCCCAGGTGCAGTTGAACATTAAAGATATTAAGCCTTCCCACGAGCCTGATGACCCTTTCCAGCCCATATCCTTTTTAGACCAGCTTTACCTGGAAGGTGAAGTGTGGCTGGAAGATGATTATTACCGGGATATCACGAACCGGGAAGAATTTTATACAAAAGTTGTGGGCGTTACCTTTAACGGCAGGCAGGAAATAATCAGGCAAATCAATGAAGGGGAAACGGTAATTTTACAGCGGGAACCCCACAATATCTTCGATCCCTGGGCTATTGCCGTGTATTATAACGATGCGCAAATTGGTTATCTCAATGCGCGCCTGTCCAGGAACCTGGCTCAGGCTCTCGATAAGGGAGCCCGTTACCAGGCTTATGTGACCCAGGTGACAGGACGCCTGAAGGAAATTTTGGGGGTTAATCTCTGTATCCGCAGAGTTTACGAAGAAGAAACGACTAAAGACCTAGGGAAAATCAAAGAAAAATTTAGGGCTTTGCCCGCGGAAGAGATGTGGCAGGAGATAAGAAAGGCCATCCTCGGTGAGTTTGACTATCATCCCAAACAGAAGGAAGCATTGCAGGCCCTGCGTGATGGCAGGAATTCCCTTGTGATTTTTGGAACGGGAAGGGGTAAGTCAGCGGTTTTTCAGACCATGGCTGCTTACCTGGCCCTGGCCAAGGGGAAGGCAACCGTGATTGTCTATCCTTTACGTTCTTTAGTAAATGACCAGTATCATCGTTTAAAAGATAAACTGGAGCCTTTAGGAATCACAGTGGCTGCCATCAACGGGTCCCTAAATTTAGAAGAGAGAAAAGAATTTTTTAAAGGTGTTCACCAGGGAAACATTGACGTTATTCTTACCACTCCTGAATTTTTGGCATATCATTTGGAAAAATTCCACATAATGGTAGACAGAATAGGTCTTTTTGTGGTCGATGAAGCCCATCACCTCCAGGGAAAACGTTATGGTTACCGCCAGTTAGGTAAAGTGTGGCGTGAGTTAGGGGCTCCGTTAGCTTTAGCTGTGACAGCAACGGCCAATGATGAAACGGCCCAGCATATTGTAGACACCCTGGCCTGCCGGTCCTTGATTATTGATACTCACGAGCGTGCCAATCTTCAGGTTTTAGACAGGCGGGGAGAAAAAGACAAACTCAGATACCTGCTTAACCTCATCGCCTGCGGAGAACGGGTAGTGATCTATGTAAACAGCCGTAAACAGGCTTACCAGCTGGCAAAAGAATTGCGCCAGTACTATCCTTCCCTCAGGGATGAGATAGGATTTTATCACGGCGGGCTGAACAGCGAATACCGCCTGACCCTGGAAAATATGTTTCGAGAGGGCGCCTTGCGGGTAATGGTTACGACCAGTGCTTTTGGGGAAGGTGTGGATTTCCCTGACATTCGACATGTGGTATTATATCATTTGAGCTTCTCCCGTACCGAATTCAATCAACTGTCCGGGAGAGCAGGACGCGATAACGGAAAAGCCCAGATTCACCTCTTGTTTGGTGAAGGAGACAGGAAACTCAATGAACTTATCTTAGAAGGCAGTACCCCCTCCCGTGAGGTGCTGGGGAAATTATATTTGTATCTCCGTGACAAATCCCGTACCCTAAATCCCCTGCAGATCACAAACAGTGAACTGGCTGAGTATATGCAGCAAGCTGGTCATAAAAATTTCCGTGAACAAACGGCTTCTGCCTCTTTGGCCATCCTGGAGGAATTAGGCCTTTTATTGCGGGAAATCGAAGGGAACCAGCGTTATCTTCACCTGGTCCCGCCACCGCCGGGTAAACTGGACTTGAACGACTCCGTGCGTTACCTGGAAGGATTGGAAGAGTGGGAAGAATTTAAGGAATTTGCCGAATATGTTTTAAAAGAAGATGCAGCCTGTATTTTAGGCACAGTAAATAAACCCATCTTTCCACAGATGCCCCTGAACTTGAAGGAGGATTAA
- a CDS encoding adenine phosphoribosyltransferase, translating to MDIKEFIRNVPDFPRKGIQFKDITPLLANGQALRFVIKSLADEFRDKDIELVVGPEARGFLIGAPLAYELGAGFVPVRKEGKLPYHTLKGEYTLEYGEDKLEIHTDSIKKGQKVLIVDDLLATGGTIKTVVDLVEKLEGNIVGLAFLIELGFLEGRKVLARYDVRSLLEF from the coding sequence ATGGATATTAAAGAATTCATCAGAAATGTTCCGGATTTTCCCAGAAAAGGAATCCAATTTAAAGATATTACTCCCCTTTTGGCCAACGGGCAGGCTCTGCGCTTCGTGATCAAGTCTCTGGCCGACGAATTTCGTGATAAAGATATTGAGCTGGTGGTGGGGCCGGAAGCGCGAGGTTTTTTAATCGGTGCTCCCCTGGCCTATGAATTGGGAGCTGGTTTTGTTCCGGTACGTAAGGAAGGGAAATTACCCTATCATACGTTAAAAGGTGAGTATACCCTGGAATACGGTGAGGATAAACTGGAAATTCATACTGACAGCATTAAAAAGGGACAAAAGGTCTTAATAGTAGATGACCTTTTAGCAACGGGGGGTACCATTAAAACGGTAGTAGATTTAGTGGAAAAACTGGAAGGTAATATTGTTGGATTAGCCTTCCTCATTGAGCTTGGCTTTTTAGAAGGCAGGAAGGTCCTAGCCCGGTATGATGTGCGGTCTTTGCTGGAATTTTAG
- the dtd gene encoding D-aminoacyl-tRNA deacylase, translating into MRAVVQRVAKSSVTVENRITGSTGRGLVVLLGVAQGDQEADARYLAEKIVNLRIFEDKEGKMNLSLKDIQGEILVVSQFTLLGDCRQGRRPSFTEAAPPVDAERLYNYFVELVNQQGIPVATGVFQAHMQVEIINDGPVTMLLDSRKLF; encoded by the coding sequence GTGCGGGCTGTTGTCCAGAGAGTAGCCAAAAGCTCAGTCACGGTAGAAAACAGGATTACCGGCAGCACAGGACGTGGTTTGGTTGTATTATTAGGTGTTGCTCAGGGAGACCAGGAAGCTGATGCCCGTTATCTGGCGGAAAAAATAGTCAATCTGCGCATTTTTGAGGATAAAGAGGGGAAAATGAATTTATCCCTCAAGGATATACAAGGGGAGATCCTGGTAGTTTCCCAGTTTACCCTTTTGGGCGACTGCCGCCAGGGGCGCAGGCCCAGTTTTACGGAGGCGGCGCCTCCGGTCGATGCGGAAAGACTGTATAATTATTTCGTAGAATTAGTAAATCAGCAGGGAATCCCTGTGGCCACAGGTGTTTTTCAGGCTCATATGCAGGTGGAAATCATCAATGACGGGCCTGTGACCATGCTCTTAGATAGCCGCAAATTATTTTAA
- a CDS encoding MBL fold metallo-hydrolase: MEILILPVGPIEANCYIVFDESKEAMVIDPGAEGQRIFQEIEKHGLKVKYIVNTHGHGDHIGANQKLKELTGASILIHELDGPMLTDGAKNLSVYMGKNISQPAADQLLKDGDVLEVGKIRFTVLHTPGHTRGGICLLAGDVCFTGDTLFDGSIGRTDLPGGSYPELINSVKTKLFTLDDKIVVYPGHGPDTTIGREKAYNPFFR, from the coding sequence ATGGAGATTTTAATTTTGCCGGTAGGTCCTATTGAGGCTAATTGTTATATTGTTTTTGACGAAAGCAAGGAAGCTATGGTCATTGACCCCGGCGCTGAAGGTCAGAGAATCTTTCAGGAAATTGAAAAACACGGCCTTAAAGTAAAATACATTGTGAATACCCACGGTCATGGTGACCACATCGGGGCCAATCAAAAGTTAAAAGAATTAACGGGGGCAAGTATTCTCATTCACGAACTGGATGGTCCCATGCTTACCGATGGCGCCAAAAATTTGTCCGTATACATGGGAAAGAATATCAGTCAACCTGCCGCCGATCAATTGTTGAAGGACGGGGATGTTTTAGAAGTGGGCAAGATACGTTTCACTGTGCTGCATACTCCCGGTCACACCAGAGGCGGTATTTGTTTACTGGCGGGCGATGTTTGCTTTACGGGCGATACCCTTTTCGACGGGTCCATCGGCCGCACAGACTTGCCGGGCGGGTCTTACCCTGAACTAATCAACTCCGTAAAAACCAAACTTTTCACCTTAGACGATAAAATCGTGGTTTATCCGGGCCATGGCCCTGATACCACCATAGGCCGGGAGAAGGCCTACAATCCCTTTTTCCGTTGA
- the hemZ gene encoding coproporphyrinogen dehydrogenase HemZ: MMKRITVISQDPEDHRVLTDLLRIYFPRVMVGGGGLEEPDAFLYIERDKDEKFFLVTLSYEGNVCSHTEKISSPSLTGEDPLNHRKRTLRLAVHKLLTRNLDLTPSPWGILTGVRPTKIVHRLMDQDFAAGTIREILITEYGLSSNKAQLVTGIARLQRDFLLTKEEAKRFISIYVGIPFCPTRCHYCSFPAFSLKRWGHLLDPYLAGLEREIAGMGAFLKEHGFLVQTVYIGGGTPTLLTAEQLDQLLTCITENFNLIPAREFTVEGGRPDTIDDEKLGILKKHRITRLSINPQTMHPETLELIGRKHTTRQIADAFYLAKESGIPVINMDLIIGLPGENLDILRETLAQVMALKPENITLHALAVKRAAYYSQEGIELPHHHEDREMMELAQKTLSEAGYIPYYLYRQKEIFAQGENVGYALPGQVCLYNIQMMEERQTILGFGVGSGSKLVKVQDWTLENIYNPKDIEVYLNRLEAIIAQKVDKLTSFVYNNCHV; the protein is encoded by the coding sequence ATGATGAAAAGAATAACTGTTATCTCACAAGACCCGGAGGATCACCGGGTTTTAACGGACCTTTTAAGGATCTATTTTCCCCGTGTTATGGTGGGAGGTGGGGGTTTAGAGGAACCCGATGCTTTCCTTTATATAGAAAGGGATAAGGATGAAAAATTTTTTTTGGTTACCCTTTCATATGAGGGCAACGTTTGTTCCCACACAGAAAAAATAAGCTCCCCCAGCTTAACGGGAGAAGACCCCCTTAATCATAGGAAACGTACTTTACGCCTGGCTGTACATAAATTATTAACCCGGAACCTGGATTTGACGCCAAGCCCGTGGGGGATTTTGACGGGAGTCCGTCCCACGAAAATTGTCCATCGCCTAATGGACCAGGATTTTGCCGCGGGAACGATTAGGGAAATCCTTATAACCGAATATGGGTTGAGCAGTAATAAAGCGCAACTGGTGACAGGCATTGCCAGACTGCAGCGGGATTTTTTGCTGACTAAGGAAGAAGCGAAAAGGTTCATTAGCATCTATGTGGGGATACCCTTTTGCCCCACCCGCTGTCATTATTGTTCATTCCCCGCCTTTTCCCTGAAACGCTGGGGTCATCTTTTAGATCCTTATTTGGCAGGGCTTGAGAGGGAAATAGCGGGAATGGGCGCATTTCTTAAGGAACATGGTTTTTTGGTACAGACGGTATACATCGGCGGGGGTACGCCCACGCTCCTTACGGCGGAGCAGTTGGACCAGCTGCTAACATGTATTACTGAGAATTTTAACCTGATTCCGGCCAGGGAATTTACGGTTGAGGGCGGCAGGCCTGACACAATTGACGATGAAAAGCTAGGTATTCTAAAAAAACACCGGATAACGCGATTAAGTATCAATCCCCAGACCATGCACCCGGAAACCCTGGAACTCATTGGACGAAAGCATACGACCCGGCAAATAGCCGATGCTTTCTACCTGGCGAAAGAGTCAGGTATTCCCGTAATCAATATGGATTTGATTATTGGTCTACCGGGGGAGAACCTGGACATTCTTCGAGAAACACTGGCACAAGTGATGGCCCTAAAGCCTGAAAATATTACCCTCCATGCCCTGGCGGTAAAGAGAGCTGCTTATTACAGCCAGGAAGGCATTGAATTGCCTCATCATCATGAGGATAGGGAAATGATGGAGTTAGCCCAAAAGACCCTAAGTGAGGCCGGTTATATCCCTTATTATCTCTACAGGCAAAAAGAAATCTTTGCTCAGGGGGAAAATGTTGGTTATGCCCTTCCCGGCCAGGTGTGTCTCTATAACATCCAAATGATGGAGGAAAGGCAAACTATCCTGGGTTTCGGTGTGGGTTCGGGCAGCAAGCTGGTTAAGGTACAAGACTGGACCTTAGAAAATATCTATAATCCCAAGGATATAGAAGTATATCTAAACCGATTGGAGGCCATTATTGCACAGAAAGTTGACAAGCTAACGTCTTTTGTATACAATAATTGTCATGTATAA